The Chamaesiphon minutus PCC 6605 DNA window ATCAGAGATTTGTCAAAAGGGTAATAAAAAGATGCCAAACTGTTTCTAGTCAAGAGTTTGAGGGAATAGAGGCCTGATGACCAGCCGCCGAAGAAGTAACCGCGACCACGCCAAAAAGAACCACCAACCAGGTGTGGAAGATGAGATCATCGCCGCTCAAGTAGAGGCTTTATTGACACCAGCAATTTTCAATCAAAGTCATTACTACCGACAATTAGGGCTGAGAAATCGGCTGTTAAATTTACCCTTGATGATGGCAGCAGTGCTGACGCTACTGTGGCGGAATGTGCCAGGAGTCAGAGAACTAAGCCGAATGTTAGGGCGAGAAGGATTTTTGTGGTGTGAGCCAACACAAGTAAGTCAACAGGCGATTGCACAAAGATTTCTGACCTTTCCATCTGAGTTATTTGAGAGAGTGTTTAAGGAATTACTGCCAGAATTTAGAGTGAAGTGGCACCAGAGAAAACAGCGATTGTTGCCACAAAGCATTGAATTTGCTCAAGCAAAATTTGAGCGGATTTGGGCATGTGATGGCTCCACATTGGAAGCGATATTCAAGAAATTAGATAGCTTATCTGATGTGCCAATCGGACAACTAGCGGGAAAAATGGGAGTAGTCATAGATTTGGTGACGAGATTGCCGATTGAAATCTGGTTTAGAGAAAATCCCAAAGCTTCAGATGTTAATTTTGAGAAAGATATCCTGAATTTAGTAACATCGGGCACTTTATTGCTCTTGGATCGAGGCTTCTATCATTTCCAATTTTGGCAAGAATTAATTAACAGAGATATTCATTTTATTACTCGATTAAAAAAAGGTGCATCGCTACAGATAGAGCGAGTATTTAGCAATAGTTATAGTATCCGTGACCGAATAGTGCGGATGGGGTCTGGCACCAAAAAGACTCCATATATAACTGTAAGATTAGTCGAAATTAAAGTGGGTAAAGTCTGGTATTCTTATCTAACTAGTGTACTCGACCCATTGAATCTTCCTCCCTATGTAGTCGCCGATTTGTACGGAAGACGGTGGCGAATTGAAGAGGCTTTTAATACTGTTAAACGATTGCTCGGGTTGAGTTATTTATGGACTGGTTCAGTTAATGGAATTAAATTACAGATGTGGGGGACTTGGCTGTTTTATGCAGTTCTAGTCGATTTAGGTGATGCTGTAGCTGATGAATTATCTCTCCCATTCGACCGCATTTCTTTAGAGATGATTTATCGAGGTCTTTATCACTTTCATGTAGCTCATCATAAAGGTTTAGCTGCCAATCCAGTCACCTATTTTGCTGCCCCAGAGAATCAAGATTTAGGTATTGTTAAAACTGTTCGTAAACCTAATGTTAAGTTAATTATTGCACCTTTTCCTGATTCTATGAGTCGAACAGACAATTTTTTCTTCGACTCATCGCCTCAAGCCCGCTTGACAAGTGCGATCGCTTCTTAACTTGTCACTAATGCATCCAGGATGGCGATCGCATCCGTCATTGATTTTGCCTCACTTGCCAACGAAGCAAACACCAACTCAACCCGCTGTTGATAGTCTCGTGGACACAGCGCAAAACTGTTGGCAACTGCGACCGCACCTTTCTCATTCAATAAGTACTCTTCATTGAGTGCAAATAATACCTGATTCATACAAGCCACACTGCGGAAACAACAACCTGCTGCATAGGCAACATCACCGCGTGCAACAGCCTTTCCCGCAACGAACAGCGAAAAACTAATTTCCCAGGCAAACTTATTAATTGTTGCTTGTTTAAGCTGACTTGGATAGGGAGTTGTCCTAACTTTTAAACCGTCTAAAACACTACACGGATCGTGAAGTGGCAGACAAATGGCGACTTCACCCATATAAATAGAGGATACAAAGCCGTGGGGATGACCGGGTTGGTAATCAATCGTGATTTGTCCAGCATGGCATTCGTCAATGACACAGCTAACCCGATCGACATCACGAAAGAGAAAATCCACGGGCATATCTTTAATCTTGAGCCAACCACCACCATTAATCCATTTTCCCCATCCACCAATTGGTGTAATCAGATTGG harbors:
- a CDS encoding IS4 family transposase — translated: MTSRRRSNRDHAKKNHQPGVEDEIIAAQVEALLTPAIFNQSHYYRQLGLRNRLLNLPLMMAAVLTLLWRNVPGVRELSRMLGREGFLWCEPTQVSQQAIAQRFLTFPSELFERVFKELLPEFRVKWHQRKQRLLPQSIEFAQAKFERIWACDGSTLEAIFKKLDSLSDVPIGQLAGKMGVVIDLVTRLPIEIWFRENPKASDVNFEKDILNLVTSGTLLLLDRGFYHFQFWQELINRDIHFITRLKKGASLQIERVFSNSYSIRDRIVRMGSGTKKTPYITVRLVEIKVGKVWYSYLTSVLDPLNLPPYVVADLYGRRWRIEEAFNTVKRLLGLSYLWTGSVNGIKLQMWGTWLFYAVLVDLGDAVADELSLPFDRISLEMIYRGLYHFHVAHHKGLAANPVTYFAAPENQDLGIVKTVRKPNVKLIIAPFPDSMSRTDNFFFDSSPQARLTSAIAS
- a CDS encoding nucleotidyltransferase domain-containing protein — translated: MNQQLPDFIHDVVEHLQSIEGIASVALGGSRARGNHTPKSDVDLGIYYLPDNPIDVIALNQLACELDDNHRPNLITPIGGWGKWINGGGWLKIKDMPVDFLFRDVDRVSCVIDECHAGQITIDYQPGHPHGFVSSIYMGEVAICLPLHDPCSVLDGLKVRTTPYPSQLKQATINKFAWEISFSLFVAGKAVARGDVAYAAGCCFRSVACMNQVLFALNEEYLLNEKGAVAVANSFALCPRDYQQRVELVFASLASEAKSMTDAIAILDALVTS